Genomic segment of Euhalothece natronophila Z-M001:
CCAAACGACTGCTTGAGTTGAGTTGAGTTCGTTGAGAAGATGATTTTCTACATCAAGGTTTTCTTCGGTTTCTAAGTTACACCCTTCCTCTTTGGCGACTTCTAACAGGAGAAAATGAATCAGGCGTAGTTTATCTTGGTGAGAGAGTTGGTTAACAGTTGGTAGAATCTCGCTAAGGGACATCTTTGTTTTTTACCCTGATCTTTACTTTTCCAGTTTACCAGTGAGCAGTTACCAGTGAGCAGTTACCAGTTACCAAGTTTTACATTAGGGATAAGACAGGAGTTGTGAATAGTTTAGTGTATGATAAAGCGTATCAATTTGCCATCCGAATTGTTAAGGCTTATCGGTATTTAGTGGAGGAGAAAAAAGAATTTGTTTTATCCAAGCAACTCCTTCGTAGCGGAACATCAACTGGTGCAAATATTGCAGAAGCGAATGGAGGAATATCGAAAGCCGATTTTAGAGCAAAAATATCCATTGCATACAAAGAATGTTTAGAGACAAAGTATTGGTTATCTTTGTTGAAAGACACGAATTATATTTCTCCAGAAGCATTTTTTAGCATCTACACAGATGCAGAAGAAATTAGTAAGATGTTATGGAAAATATTAAAAACAGCACAAACCAGTAAGAATGACTGATAACTGGTCACTGGTCACTGGTCACTGGTCACTGGTCACTGGTCACTGGTCACTGGTCACTGGTCACTGGTCACTGGTCACTGGTCACTGAAACCGATTACAGTAAATCGAAGGCTGCTAAAACTAACCGTTGGGTGCGATACTCGCCATATTTATTAATTTCATTGTTCTTTAAGACTCTGAAAGTTTCGCTGGGAAAGTCTTCGCCATAAACATCTTTGGGGTCTAGAATGTAGCGCAATTCATCGCGAGTTAAGCCGTAAAGTTTGGCATAATACGCATCAAGTTCAGCACGGAGTTTAGCCCGTCTTTGTTCGTCCCAAATAAAGGGTTCTCCATTATAGCCCATATCTTCGGCAAAGGGTTTCATATCCCAAGCGGTGTAAACCAGTTCGAGGACACGGGAACTGATATAGTCGATGTCTTCTTGGGTGTAATTTTCGGGTGAAATAACAGGAAGTTGTTTTAAAACAAAAAATGTCATGTGTGTTCCGCCCACTTTTTGCCGTGCTACAAAGTCAAAGACAATAGAATTTAAATTAGCAATTAAACAACTAATTAATAGAGAATCAATTTTTTTTGAAAAAATGATAGGTGCGTTGTGACCGACAGCAACTTTAGGAATTAAACTAAAAATTGCTGTACGTTCACTGGTGGAATTCGTAACATCTCTAAAAGCTATTAACCATTCTTTATCCCATTTTTCGGCTAAACGGTTTTCTACTTCTGCTTTATCTACCCAATAACGAGGTTGAACTGTATAATTAAAATCCTGTTTTTTATTCCCAGAAACATGAGGTAATCTTCCTGCATTTAATTCAGCTTTAGTAGCCCCATCATAAGTTGTAAAACGATGATCAAATTGATAAAACATCTTTGCTTCATACAAGGGAACAACGGAATGATTCACTTCTTCTAACTTCTCCTCACTAATAAATAAGTTACTGTCACTTGACATATTAAATAAACCTTGTCTAAACGTTATTCCCCAAGGGTTCTTTCCCTGTTTCTCATTGTCTAAGACAGGAATATGCTGATAAATTTCTTAGTGAGGTCAGCATCAGGATGAGTCCGAAAAATGGGACAAGTTAGCGTATTGGGATTAATTAATTGAGTATCTTCTGGTGTCAAAGTAAAATGACGTTTCGGATCATTGATGTCTGAAAAGTAGCGACAGAAAAAGATAAAATCAGTCTCTTTAACTTGAATGTCTTCTCCAGTTATGACTAAATTGCAAAATTTAAACGCATTATGAACTGCACTAAAAATAAATGCTTCATTTTCATAACCTGTTAATTTTTCCAGAGAGCGAGTTTTAATCAAGTCTCCAAAGAACTTTTTACAAGTATCATCTGTTGCAATTCCTGTGGGAACAATGACCCCTGCCCTTCCTTGATTTCCCACTAATTTACGGTCAGTTTCTGCAAACACCGCATAAGTATTAATTTTTCCCGTTGCGGTTAACAGATATCGTCCTGACTCTCTGACAAACTTTGTTTCTGCATCAGCAAAATGTTTGGCTTGTTCCCATTCTTCCGCTAATATTGGATTGGTTTCGGGTAACTTTTGAATTAACTTTTTCCGTTCTGAACTATTTTTCGCATTAGCAATTTCTGAATCACGAGAGGCAAAAAACTCCTTTTCAGCAAGTTGTAATTGTTCCCAAGGCGGGTTTCCTAAAATACAATCAAACCCTCCCTCTTCAAACACTTCGGGAAACTCTAATTCCCAATGGAAAAACCGCTTTTCTTCTGCTAATTTCTCCGCTGCTTCAATAACATCTGTTAAACCCTTTTCTTCCCCTGCTAACAAGCGTTGTAATACCGCCGTTGTCGGAAGCAGTTGTAAATTTTGTTCCGTTAAGGGCATAAAAAATGCTGCTGTCCACAAATTACAAGCAGTATAGTCGCGCCACCATTGGGGGTTATGGCGACTGTTGCGATAACGTTCTTCTTTCTCCCGATAAGCTGTGGTAGTTGTTTCCACAATATTCCCCACTTCTCGAAATGCTTCCACATATTCTTCCCGACTCTCTTCGAGTTGATTAAAATTGATGGATAATTGTCCCCTCTCTAAATCTTTGCGTTGTTTCTTATTCTCCTTCGTTTTTTGCTGTGCGATAGTTTTCTCGTCTCCTGTGACTGCTTTATAGGCTTTATCGGGGATTCCTTCCTGCAGACAGTCTAAGTCTAATACTCCCACTAAGGAGTTCCCACACTTGATGCGATGGTCGAGGAAGTTGAGGGGATATCCTTCGCAAAATCCTTCTATCCATAAAGCTACTTTACACAAATCTACTGCTAAAGGGTTTAAATCGACACCATAGATGCAGTTTTGAATCACATCCCGCACTGCTTTTCGTAGCTGTTCAGGAACAGGTTGCGCTTCTCCTGTTCGCAGTCTCGCCAACTCTTTCCCAATGCGTCTGGCGGCTGCGAGGAGGAAATGTCCTGAACCACAAGCAGGGTCGCAGATTTTTAGAGATAGTAGGGCTTGTTCTGGGCGGAATTGAGAATTTTGTAATCTATCTTCGATAACGGGTTCTAATGCAGATTTGATTAACTGGGCGACTAATTCTGGGGGAGTGTAATATGATCCTGTGGATTTGCGTTCACTGCCAGGGACTAACTTAAATTCATAAATTCCCTGATTTTCGATAATTCTAGGCTGAAAATCTAGTAAACTCTCATAAATACTCCCTAATTCTTCTACATCCAATGCGGAATAGTTAATCCGTCGCTGTTGTTGACGACTTTCATAGAGGGATAACTGACGAATGGCTTGGCGTAAGTCATGGTTATCTAATGCACAGAGTTTTAAGTGGGAAAGTGTGTTAGAACCGAATAGGTCGCCATTGAGGGGAGATAAGCCTAAGAGTTTTCCCCGCCAGTTTTCATCAAATAAAGCAAAGGTGACTTTTAATCCTTCCCATAAATCTTGAAAGCCTTCTCTCCGATGAAGGGGTTGTTCCGCGATCGCGCGTAATCGTTCTATACTATAGTATTCTCGATAAATTCGGGCTTTTTCTGCATCAGCATGATTCAGTAATAAATTCCGCGACTCGGCTACTAGGAGAAATAACAGCCGATAAATTAATAACAGTAGTTCCCGATAATAGTCTTTTTCTGAAAGTTCTCCTGTGGCAATGGCGTTTCGTAGTTGCTGATTAGCACGATGTTGGAGAAATCCTGTTCCTAATGATACCAGTGTTTTCTCCACCTGATCTCGCAGGCGATCGCGAATTCGTCCTCCCTGTTTACGTGCTTCTTGATGGTAGTATTCTAATAAGCACTCTTCTGTGTCTTCTGTTCCACCTGGTAAGCGCGATCGATGAAAAAGTCGGTAAAATAGGGAAAATTCAGCATAATCTTCACTATTGAGGATTTGTTCTAAATCAAACTCCACATAAGTTAAGCGTGTCATCAGAGAGGAGTCTCGCAGCAACCGCCAGCGATAACCATTAGTGACAACAGCCCATAAATGTTCAGTACGGTTAAGATATTCTTGAACTAACGCATGGGCGGACAGTCGAGGCGTTCCACTAGCAGGTTTTTGTTCTAGAGATAGCCGACAACTGATAATATGTAGGGGTGGCTTTTCTTCTTCTGAACTCTGTTCCCCACTCTCGACTCCTTCTGCGCGATGGGAAATAGCGTAGGTTTGTCCCTCCACTACCGCTGCTTTTTGCTGATAAACAGGTTGATAGCCCAATAATTCTAAAATCGGAATTACCCACTGTTCCCGCGTGAGACTAGTTGCGCTATCTTTAGAATCAAGTCTATCTAATCGTCTTTGGAAGGCTTGATAATAGGCTTTGATATCTCCCCAAGTTGTAGCGATTTCATCAGCGAGGTTATCCGTTGCTTTAAAACCAAAATCGACGGGAGTTTGTCCCTTTATTTCTTCAGCAAGGATATCGGGAGTAAAATCAGCAGTGATGAGGTTTCCTTCTACTTTCATCGGGATTTAGGGAACAGGAATTTTCTAGTATTGTAGAATTATGAAACATCATTTGTAAAAATTTAATTTGACTGCAATGAATCGTCAAGTTGTTCTCTCTACCCTCAACGAACACTTAAAAGAGATCAATCAGTTTGGGGTAAAATCTCTGGCTCTATTTGGCTCAACTGCGCGAAATTAAGCCAATCCCGACAGCGATCTCGATTTCCTTGTGGAATTTGAAGGGGCTGCGACTTTAGATGGCTATATGGGTCTAAAATTCTTCTTAGAAGACCTTTTTGATAAAGAAGTCGATCTAGTAATTAAAGCAGATTTAAAACCCCAAATCTGAGAAAACGTTATTAACGAAGCCATAAATGTCACGTCACCTTTTGCGGTAAGATATGGATAGACTCGCAAGCAAGGAAAAAACATGGTTAACCTTAATCCTCTGACAAGAAGGTTTGAAAATGGCACAAAGCCTTCTCATAGCCAAAAAAAACCAAAGTATCGCATTGCTGCTGGTAGTCTAATTCTCTCTCCTGATGCTCTGGCGAAAGATGAAAGAGTAAAGAAACAGCTTGATTACTTACGGAAGAAACGGAACAGTTACTCTCACTCAGAAAACTAGCCAAATTCTTCCTCTTTTGACCCAAAGTTATGGAAGACATAGTAGTCAAACTTATTTAAAGAAGCAATCTCACTTTCAGGTCATTTTTTCTTGATTCTTCGTTCCTTATTCTTAGGTTACTTGTCACTAAAATACTCGTTAATAAAATTCTCTGGAGTGAAACAATTAAACTCAGCAATTGTCGCTATTAACTTGCGATTTCCTGAAATAAAACAGTCTGCTTGTCCATTTTTTGCTGTTAAATAAATTTCAATATCTTCTGAGGGAATGATTTTTTGTTTAGCTAATTCTGATTTTTCCTTTGTCCAATCTAAAGTTGAAGGAAGATAGTAAATAGGTAACCAACGCCACAGATTAGAAATAATTTCTCCTGCTTGTTCTTTTCCATATAGATATTTGCTAACTCGACGAATTTGATCAAGCAGTTCATCGGAAAAAATCACCTCTCCTGTAATTGAGGAAGGTTTTCCCCGATAGCCAAATGCTTCTAAAATAAAACTTTCTGCACTTGAGCGATCAGCATCTCCAATAATAAATATATTAGTATCTAAAAAAAACCGTTTTAAGGAAATGCTCACTCCCCTCTCCCTTTTTCTTTTAGCATTTCTAACTTAACTTGATGAATTAAATCCCGAACTTTTTCTGGGGTATCATAGCCTTTTTCTTTCATCATCTGATGACGAGATTCATATTCATCAGGCTGTTTCGAGGAAACAACAATTACATCAACTTCACCATTTTTAATGTCTTCAGGAAGAGAAACAGATAAATCCCCATCTTTGATGATTCCTTTTGTCTGGATAATTCTCATGGTTCTCCACTCTTGTTCACTACTATCTCTATTTTATTTGTTGTTTGGTAACTGGTAACTGATAAGCTGTTTATTTGGGCTGTAGAATATAAACCCCTAAAATATCTAACGGTAACTGTGGTTCAACGTTCACTTTTCCTTCTTTGGTAATGCTGCGAACCCGTTGATGGGATTGAGAAATACTTTCAGCACGTTCATGGGCAAATTGTTCTAAACTAGGGGTTAATTCCTCTAGGCGATCAATAATTCGATGAAGAGTTTGTTGTTTCCGTGCGCGAGGATAGTCTGCGACAGGTTTAGCTTGATTAAATAAGGTTTCTGTCTCTTCTGGCGTTAACCATTGCGCTTGAGAAGGAACTCCTGTAAAGCCTTGTAACCAGCATTCTTCAGCTAGTAAGGGGGAAGTTCTTCGTTGTTTGATTAAATATCGTCCTCGCAACAGGAGAACAAATACGGGGTTGTTAACGAGATCAGTAACCGTAAAGCCACATCGCGCTGCTACTGAATTTTCTGGGCTTTCTAAGGCTTCTTCTAAAAGGGTTTTAGCTAGGGTTTCTACTAGGGGATGATTCCGTCCAATCACTTCAATCCCTTCGGGTGCGGGGGAGGTAAAAGTAATATCCCTCGGGCGATCTCCCAATACGGGAACTAAACAAGCAGGAATATTTGGGAGTCGCCAACTATCCCGTTTTTTGATCAAACTGGCGTTTAATCTTTCTAACGCAGTATTGACAAAATTTTCAACTTGTGCGTTGCTCCCTAAAGCGCGATCGCTGTCTTCGAGTTCAGCTTGGACTTGTTCAGGTTTGATGCTACGCTGGGCAAAGCGCGATCGGTTTTTCCGTTCTCTTTCTACGGCACGATCCCAACTTTTCTGCACTTCTAACAAGGCGGTATCTTGGTCATCTAGCAGTTCCAGTAATGACAACTGTTGGGCTTGTTCAGCGTGTTCAAATAAGGATTCAAACACGGCTTCTGAAACATCATTGCTATCTAAAGGAACAGGGACAGTAATTCCCAAGGTTTTATGGATGTTGACTGCTTTGCGAATCAAAACATCTAGCACTGCTCCATCTACTGGGTTATCCTGTCCATAAAGGAGGAAGCATTTTACTTTCTGCGCTGTTTGCCCATAACGGTCAATGCGTCCTTCCCGTTGTTCTAAGCGGTTAGGATTCCAAGGTAAATCATAGTGAATGACCGCATTAAAATAAAGTTGCAGGTTGACTCCTTCGCTTAAACAGTCAGTGGCGACTAATACCCGTTTTGGATATGTGATTAATTCGTCTAAGCGAATTTCTCGTTCGTCTTCAGAGAGTTCTCCTGTAATTCCAATGATTCGCAAGTCTGAGTCTTTCTTTTTCTTCTTTGAGAACTGTTGACGCAGTTGTTCGGTAAGGTAGTTGGCAGTGCTAATGTAGCGACACCAAATAATTGGTTGATAGCCTTGGGGGAGAAGGTCTTCAATAATTTCATATAACCGTTCCAGTTTCAAGTCTCCTTTTCCCTGTAGTTGTTCTGCTTGACGCACAAATTCCCTTAACTGTCGGCGATCTTTTTCCTGATAACTTTGTTTACCCTGTTCCACCACAATTGTTGGCGGTGCATCAACAGCTTGT
This window contains:
- a CDS encoding Eco57I restriction-modification methylase domain-containing protein, whose translation is MKVEGNLITADFTPDILAEEIKGQTPVDFGFKATDNLADEIATTWGDIKAYYQAFQRRLDRLDSKDSATSLTREQWVIPILELLGYQPVYQQKAAVVEGQTYAISHRAEGVESGEQSSEEEKPPLHIISCRLSLEQKPASGTPRLSAHALVQEYLNRTEHLWAVVTNGYRWRLLRDSSLMTRLTYVEFDLEQILNSEDYAEFSLFYRLFHRSRLPGGTEDTEECLLEYYHQEARKQGGRIRDRLRDQVEKTLVSLGTGFLQHRANQQLRNAIATGELSEKDYYRELLLLIYRLLFLLVAESRNLLLNHADAEKARIYREYYSIERLRAIAEQPLHRREGFQDLWEGLKVTFALFDENWRGKLLGLSPLNGDLFGSNTLSHLKLCALDNHDLRQAIRQLSLYESRQQQRRINYSALDVEELGSIYESLLDFQPRIIENQGIYEFKLVPGSERKSTGSYYTPPELVAQLIKSALEPVIEDRLQNSQFRPEQALLSLKICDPACGSGHFLLAAARRIGKELARLRTGEAQPVPEQLRKAVRDVIQNCIYGVDLNPLAVDLCKVALWIEGFCEGYPLNFLDHRIKCGNSLVGVLDLDCLQEGIPDKAYKAVTGDEKTIAQQKTKENKKQRKDLERGQLSINFNQLEESREEYVEAFREVGNIVETTTTAYREKEERYRNSRHNPQWWRDYTACNLWTAAFFMPLTEQNLQLLPTTAVLQRLLAGEEKGLTDVIEAAEKLAEEKRFFHWELEFPEVFEEGGFDCILGNPPWEQLQLAEKEFFASRDSEIANAKNSSERKKLIQKLPETNPILAEEWEQAKHFADAETKFVRESGRYLLTATGKINTYAVFAETDRKLVGNQGRAGVIVPTGIATDDTCKKFFGDLIKTRSLEKLTGYENEAFIFSAVHNAFKFCNLVITGEDIQVKETDFIFFCRYFSDINDPKRHFTLTPEDTQLINPNTLTCPIFRTHPDADLTKKFISIFLS
- a CDS encoding PIN domain-containing protein encodes the protein MSISLKRFFLDTNIFIIGDADRSSAESFILEAFGYRGKPSSITGEVIFSDELLDQIRRVSKYLYGKEQAGEIISNLWRWLPIYYLPSTLDWTKEKSELAKQKIIPSEDIEIYLTAKNGQADCFISGNRKLIATIAEFNCFTPENFINEYFSDK
- a CDS encoding helicase-related protein, with amino-acid sequence MTNDSPTPGTLVSSRDRAWVVLPSDNDQIIRLRPLSGNEEQICGIYRPLLEQNLESLSSTHFPLPDPNYIQDHKAGKLLMQSAQLSLRSGAGPFRCFGRLSVSPHPYQLVPLLMALRLDPVRLLIADDVGIGKTIEAGLIVRELRDRAEINRFAVLCPPQLCDQWQKELKQKFNLDAVVIRSGTASKLERSLPSGDHHLFSYYRHLIISLDYVKSERRRASFLTHHPELVIVDEAHTCTQRSDYSTTQQRHRLVRDLADDENLHLLLLTATPHSGIETAFRSLLGLIKPEFEDFDLENLTESQRAHLAQHLIQRRRADVQDWITTTSFPERESLEKPYRLSPEYRKLFSTVYDFARGLVKTDSSQLSQAQQRGRYWSALAIIRCVMSSPAAAIATLKRQASKDLAVGNTSDVLDEQVAASYTYDPTDQEQAVDAPPTIVVEQGKQSYQEKDRRQLREFVRQAEQLQGKGDLKLERLYEIIEDLLPQGYQPIIWCRYISTANYLTEQLRQQFSKKKKKDSDLRIIGITGELSEDEREIRLDELITYPKRVLVATDCLSEGVNLQLYFNAVIHYDLPWNPNRLEQREGRIDRYGQTAQKVKCFLLYGQDNPVDGAVLDVLIRKAVNIHKTLGITVPVPLDSNDVSEAVFESLFEHAEQAQQLSLLELLDDQDTALLEVQKSWDRAVERERKNRSRFAQRSIKPEQVQAELEDSDRALGSNAQVENFVNTALERLNASLIKKRDSWRLPNIPACLVPVLGDRPRDITFTSPAPEGIEVIGRNHPLVETLAKTLLEEALESPENSVAARCGFTVTDLVNNPVFVLLLRGRYLIKQRRTSPLLAEECWLQGFTGVPSQAQWLTPEETETLFNQAKPVADYPRARKQQTLHRIIDRLEELTPSLEQFAHERAESISQSHQRVRSITKEGKVNVEPQLPLDILGVYILQPK
- a CDS encoding four helix bundle protein, which translates into the protein MNSLVYDKAYQFAIRIVKAYRYLVEEKKEFVLSKQLLRSGTSTGANIAEANGGISKADFRAKISIAYKECLETKYWLSLLKDTNYISPEAFFSIYTDAEEISKMLWKILKTAQTSKND